From Camelina sativa cultivar DH55 chromosome 7, Cs, whole genome shotgun sequence, one genomic window encodes:
- the LOC104703784 gene encoding uncharacterized protein LOC104703784, which produces MEPIGGFHEAELSQLVYHHTKYQPIPKTQSQTSSDKHKPQPFQPFFYCPSTRIIYDYSHFIYPVRYSPEYVESTTSSDDSDDAYEEHSILPLFWCNNKEFNVNGGCYICSGSNFGTDYYFCDICDQTYHKECVQSPFKIKHPHHPKHSLQLSYLRPNAPDIECLCCGKRAMGLVYNCTRCDVAMHTVCAMKSIPFGGFHEVETDGKQYLVYHHPKYQPIPQAQTPVSSFGELVNDALFVCPVSRCLKDGNQNSHPLTSSPEYIVSKIRTSRNRTRSAHQKIHSVLPLFWCNNKEFDDDGECGICSGAKFGTDYYFCVECDTILHRECVKAPLKIKHPYHPKHSLQLYYYRPTQDAECLCCGRGASDMVYYCTKCDVVMHTTCAMTSIPFVVDQPKTHDHPLTLFPKQASLTCNVCGLIREGKPTYVCLKCSFVAHNDCMYSPRIIKISRHNHRISYTASLQSQECYCGVCRKSIDGDYGSYTCDKCDDDFAVHVRCALRRDVCDGVELEGVPEEDDITQDDEPFEMISKGVILHFLHDHYLRLEVSLIYDENKLCQACVMPIIKEEFYSFMECEFYSCMECEFMLHKTCANSPRRIQHLLHPHPLKLIPESEYGNRVYYCDACYRYCGGFMYFCPIVECDFCVDVRCAAISEPFVFQGHDDPLFLALDPEVKPICKVCKSECRKQFNCIKCDFIVCINCATLPYKARYKHDKHLLTLLWGTEVCEKDWCEVCERNLQDTSTKLFYWCNDCCTTLHIACLFNDDLYVKPGQILKVKGKEVKVIAKRNLSRPLCDSCKYPCQGRVLTTDNNKACSMKCVRDIVTEDENPVS; this is translated from the coding sequence ATGGAGCCCATAGGTGGATTTCATGAGGCGGAACTATCTCAGCTGGTatatcatcacacaaaataCCAACCCATACCCAAAACACAAAGCCAAACCTCCTCCGATAAACATAAACCCCAACCTTTTCAACCATTTTTTTATTGCCCTTCTACAcgaattatatatgattattccCACTTTATCTATCCGGTCCGTTATTCCCCCGAATATGTTGAGTCTACAACAAGTAGTGATGACAGTGATGACGCTTATGAAGAACATTCAATACTCCCTTTGTTTTGGTGCAACAACAAAGAATTCAATGTCAATGGTGGGTGTTACATATGCAGCGGCTCAAATTTCGGCACAGACTATTATTTTTGTGACATATGTGATCAAACATACCACAAAGAATGCGTCCAATCTccattcaaaatcaaacaccCTCATCACCCTAAACATTCTCTCCAACTTTCATATCTTCGGCCTAATGCTCCTGATATAGAGTGTTTATGTTGTGGAAAAAGAGCAATGGGTCTGGTATATAATTGTACCAGGTGTGATGTTGCAATGCATACAGTCTGTGCGATGAAGTCAATACCCTTCGGTGGATTTCATGAGGTGGAAACTGATGGTAAACAATATCTGGTATATCATCACCCGAAATACCAACCCATACCACAAGCACAAACCCCAGTCTCCTCCTTCGGTGAATTAGTCAACGATGCCCTTTTCGTTTGCCCTGTGTCACGATGTCTAAAAGACGGTAATCAAAACTCTCACCCGCTGACTTCCTCCCCGGAATACATCGTCTCTAAAATAAGAACTTCGCGAAACAGAACAAGAAGTGCGCATCAGAAAATTCATTCAGTACTCCCGTTGTTTTGGTGCAACAATAAAGAGTTTGATGACGATGGTGAATGCGGCATATGCAGCGGAGCAAAGTTTGGCACAGACTATTATTTCTGTGTCGAATGTGATACAATTTTACACAGAGAATGCGTCAAGGCTCCACTTAAAATCAAACACCCTTACCATCCTAAGCATTCTCTCCAACTTTACTATTATCGTCCAACTCAAGATGCAGAGTGTTTATGTTGCGGAAGAGGAGCAAGCGATATGGTATATTATTGTACCAAATGTGATGTTGTTATGCATACAACATGTGCGATGACGTCGATACCCTTCGTTGTAGACCAACCAAAAACCCATGATCATCCCCTCACTCTTTTCCCCAAACAGGCTTCTTTAACTTGCAACGTTTGTGGTCTAATCAGAGAAGGTAAACCAACCTACGTTTGTCTCAAATGCAGCTTTGTTGCTCACAACGACTGTATGTATTCTCCACGTATCATCAAGATATCACGTCATAACCATCGTATCTCCTACACCGCTTCTCTACAATCCCAAGAATGTTATTGTGGAGTTTGTCGTAAAAGTATTGATGGTGATTATGGTTCATATACTTGTGACAAATGTGATGACGACTTTGCTGTTCACGTAAGATGTGCTCTACGGAGAGATGTGTGTGATGGAGTGGAACTCGAAGGTGTaccagaagaagatgatataacACAAGATGATGAGCCGTTTGAGATGATATCTAAAGGAGTGatacttcattttcttcatgaCCATTATCTTCGGCTCGAGGTTAGCCTAATTTATGACGAAAACAAGCTTTGTCAAGCATGTGTTATGCCTATAATTAAGGAGGAGTTCTATTCTTTTATGGAGTGTGAGTTCTATTCTTGTATGGAGTGTGAGTTCATGCTCCATAAAACATGCGCAAACTCTCCCCGCAGAATACAGCATTTGTTACATCCTCATCCACTTAAATTAATCCCTGAGAGTGAGTATGGTAACCGTGTCTACTATTGCGATGCTTGTTATCGTTATTGTGGTGGCTTTATGTATTTTTGTCCCATAGTGGAATGCGATTTCTGTGTAGATGTACGGTGTGCTGCAATATCGGAGCCGTTTGTCTTTCAAGGTCACGACGATCCCTTGTTCCTAGCTTTAGACCCAGAAGTGAAGCCAATATGTAAGGTCTGCAAATCAGAATGTCGTAAACAATTTAATTGCATCAAATGCGATTTTATTGTTTGTATCAACTGCGCTACCTTACCATACAAAGCAAGGTATAAGCACGACAAACACTTGCTTACATTATTGTGGGGGACAGAGGTGTGTGAAAAAGATTGGTGCGAGGTATGCGAACGTAATCTACAAGATACAAGCACTAAGTTATTCTATTGGTGCAACGACTGCTGCACTACTCTTCACATTGCCTGCTTATTTAATGACGACCTATATGTGAAACCTGGTCAAATTTTGAAAGTGAAAGGGAAGGAGGTCAAAGTTATTGCCAAGAGAAATCTTTCTCGACCACTTTGTGATTCTTGTAAGTATCCTTGTCAGGGCAGAGTACTTACGACAGACAACAACAAAGCGTGTTCTATGAAATGTGTTCGTGATATTGTCACTGAAGATGAGAATCCAGTAAGTTAA